From the Oceanivirga salmonicida genome, the window AATATTAGATGAAATAATAGTTGCGTTTGGTGGAAGAGCTGCTGAGCAAGTTATGATGGATGATATAAGTACAGGAGCATCATCAGATATAGAAGCAGCAACAAGAAGAGCAGATGCTTATGTTAGATATTATGGTATGAGTGATTTAGGTGCTATACATTTAGTTGATAATCAAGAATCATTTAAAAATACTATAAGTGAAGAAACAAACAGAGAAATAGAATTAGAAGTAAGAAAAATATTGAAAAAACAATATGATAAAACAGTAGAATTAATAAAAGAAAATAAAGATAACTTAGAAAAAATAGCAAAATTAGTTTTAGAAAAAGAAACTATAACTGGTACTCAAGTAAGAGCTTTAATAGCAGGTAAAACTGTTGAAGAAGTTAAAGAAATGAGTAGTGAAGAATTAGAAAAATATTATTAATATTGATTTTTGTAAAAAAAAATGATATCATAACTAAGTATCAAAAAATTGTATAAGGAGGTTGAATATGGCACATACTAAATCATCTAAAAAAAGAGTTGTTTTAGGAGAAAGAAACAGATTAAGAAATCAAGCAACTAAAAGTAGAGTAAAAACTTTCGTTAAAAAAGTTATTGGAGCTGTTGAAAGTAATAATGTCGACGAAGCTAAGACAGCACTATCTGCAGTATATAAAGAATTAGATAAAGCAGTAACTAAAGGAGTTTTAAAACAAAATACAGCATCAAGAACTAAGTCAAGACTTTCTTTAAAAGTAAAAGCTTTAGGATAATTGTAAATTTTTATAAAAATTTATTAATGCACTTAAATGGTGCATTTTTTTTTATAAAAAATTAAATTTTTTTTGTTAATAATTATGCATTTTTACATATTTTTTAAAATAAAAAATTCCTCTATTGAGGAATTAATTAATATATAACATAAGTGGTATATTAAGTAATGATTTATCAAGACTTA encodes:
- the rpsT gene encoding 30S ribosomal protein S20, whose product is MAHTKSSKKRVVLGERNRLRNQATKSRVKTFVKKVIGAVESNNVDEAKTALSAVYKELDKAVTKGVLKQNTASRTKSRLSLKVKALG